A region from the Geobacillus vulcani PSS1 genome encodes:
- the flgG gene encoding flagellar basal body rod protein FlgG, with the protein MLRSMYSGIGAMRNFQTKLDVIGNNIANVNTYGFKKGRTIFKDLMSQTISGASGPNAGAGRGGTNPKQVGLGAQLAAIDTVHTQGSLQTTGRVLDLAISGDGFFVVGDASGNNRMYTRAGNFYLDSQGYIVNTDGQYLLGTGNVRLQVPPDARSISIGTDGVVTIVNASGNLQSLGTIQLAKFSNNDGLEKAGNNLFRETTNSGTPALGAPGANGAGTIVSGALEMSNVDLAEEFTEMIVAQRGFQANTRIITTSDEILQELVNLKK; encoded by the coding sequence ATGCTTCGTTCCATGTATTCCGGAATCGGCGCCATGCGCAACTTCCAAACGAAGTTGGATGTCATCGGCAACAATATTGCCAATGTCAATACGTATGGGTTTAAAAAAGGACGAACGATTTTCAAGGATTTGATGAGCCAGACGATTTCTGGAGCAAGCGGGCCCAATGCCGGTGCCGGCCGCGGCGGGACGAACCCGAAGCAGGTGGGGCTTGGCGCTCAGTTGGCCGCCATCGATACCGTCCATACGCAAGGCAGCTTGCAAACGACCGGGCGCGTACTCGATTTGGCGATTTCTGGAGACGGGTTTTTCGTCGTCGGCGACGCTTCCGGCAACAACCGCATGTATACGAGAGCCGGGAATTTTTATCTCGATTCGCAGGGGTATATTGTCAATACTGACGGCCAATATTTGCTTGGTACAGGAAATGTCCGCCTGCAAGTTCCGCCCGATGCGAGAAGTATAAGCATTGGGACCGACGGTGTTGTCACCATTGTGAATGCCTCGGGCAATTTGCAGTCTCTAGGAACGATTCAACTGGCTAAATTTTCCAATAATGACGGATTAGAAAAAGCCGGAAACAATTTGTTCCGCGAAACGACAAACTCCGGCACGCCGGCTCTAGGAGCGCCGGGAGCGAACGGAGCAGGAACGATCGTCTCCGGCGCGCTTGAGATGTCCAATGTCGACTTGGCGGAAGAATTTACGGAGATGATTGTCGCCCAGCGCGGCTTCCAGGCGAATACGCGCATCATTACGACGTCGGATGAAATTTTGCAAGAGTTGGTCAACTTGAAAAAATAG
- the flgD gene encoding flagellar hook assembly protein FlgD, which yields MTTNAIDGSLWLANVVQPERKTGNQILGKDDFLKILLAQLENQDPLNPMEDKDFIAQMASFSSLEQMMNIANLMQQWMQTSSRDALLRYSEWIGKTVHWQDGGAMMSAVVQSVMQKDGQVTLGLDNGTTIAADAVVKVEQKG from the coding sequence ATGACAACGAACGCGATTGATGGCAGCTTATGGCTGGCCAACGTGGTTCAGCCGGAACGGAAAACGGGCAATCAAATTTTAGGAAAAGACGACTTTCTGAAAATTTTGCTCGCTCAGCTAGAAAACCAAGATCCGCTCAACCCGATGGAAGACAAAGACTTTATCGCGCAGATGGCGAGCTTCTCTTCGCTTGAGCAAATGATGAACATCGCCAATTTGATGCAGCAATGGATGCAAACGTCAAGCCGCGATGCGCTTTTGCGCTACAGCGAGTGGATCGGCAAAACGGTGCACTGGCAAGACGGCGGGGCGATGATGAGCGCCGTCGTTCAATCGGTCATGCAAAAAGACGGTCAAGTGACTCTTGGGCTTGATAACGGGACAACGATTGCCGCGGATGCGGTCGTGAAAGTGGAACAAAAAGGATAA
- a CDS encoding flagellar hook-length control protein FliK → MKVMITASAPPSAGTIAVKKESENTNVFAALLAHKQQELWPVGAGIGLFQEQPNGNKEPDWQNGRMETDAAGQPFSAEKKPEPIQSWWLAPSIMAVLAIAPTSTVAGAPLLAADAQRSGKDADGVPFSSISLVNEEAATAAQRATGEAGFEHMFINQGRKSGNKEQESFSLASGKTEMFPPLPSDDDQRPFNEQGGTMRVAVLPKGGSSVQLAGEKDVSLQGGNGRGHDGEAAPSFTPPPALLSPSLSSVGLTGETPAPAGGSVADQVAHALRSARWMKLPNGAMQLVIRLHPEHLGTVTVKMTEEGGKLAAKLLVANDAVKELLYAHLPQLVQQLDASYITVEKWTVWSDYDRSAMPPYSGNRQGGQQHGESRQKQKREQPSSFPFALDGIEADA, encoded by the coding sequence ATGAAAGTGATGATTACAGCAAGCGCGCCGCCATCCGCAGGCACTATAGCAGTGAAAAAAGAGTCAGAAAACACCAACGTGTTCGCGGCGCTGCTTGCGCACAAGCAACAAGAGCTATGGCCCGTCGGGGCAGGGATTGGCTTGTTTCAAGAGCAGCCGAACGGAAACAAAGAGCCGGATTGGCAAAATGGCCGAATGGAAACGGACGCAGCCGGACAACCATTTTCAGCGGAAAAGAAACCGGAGCCCATCCAATCATGGTGGCTTGCCCCTTCCATCATGGCTGTGTTGGCTATCGCTCCGACTTCGACGGTTGCAGGCGCGCCGCTTTTAGCGGCGGACGCGCAGCGAAGTGGCAAAGACGCTGATGGTGTACCATTTTCATCCATCAGCTTGGTGAATGAAGAAGCGGCAACTGCCGCTCAGCGGGCAACGGGTGAAGCGGGATTTGAACACATGTTCATAAACCAAGGACGGAAAAGCGGCAATAAGGAGCAAGAATCGTTTTCGCTTGCCAGCGGAAAAACAGAGATGTTCCCACCGCTCCCGAGCGACGACGATCAACGTCCATTCAATGAGCAAGGAGGCACAATGCGGGTTGCCGTGCTGCCCAAAGGAGGTTCTTCCGTCCAGCTGGCTGGCGAAAAAGACGTTTCGCTACAAGGAGGGAATGGCAGGGGGCATGACGGTGAGGCCGCTCCTTCGTTCACACCCCCTCCTGCGCTTTTATCACCCTCCCTTTCATCTGTTGGGTTGACCGGCGAGACGCCGGCGCCAGCTGGGGGAAGCGTCGCTGATCAAGTCGCCCACGCGCTAAGGTCGGCGCGGTGGATGAAGTTGCCAAATGGTGCGATGCAGCTTGTCATCCGTCTGCATCCGGAACATCTCGGAACGGTGACGGTGAAAATGACAGAGGAAGGTGGAAAGCTCGCCGCCAAGCTGCTCGTGGCGAACGACGCGGTGAAAGAGTTGCTCTACGCTCATTTGCCGCAGCTTGTTCAGCAGCTTGATGCGAGTTACATCACGGTCGAAAAATGGACCGTTTGGTCGGATTATGACAGATCCGCCATGCCGCCGTATTCTGGAAATCGCCAAGGAGGGCAGCAGCATGGCGAATCGCGGCAAAAACAAAAGCGGGAACAGCCATCTTCCTTCCCGTTTGCGCTAGATGGGATCGAAGCTGACGCATAA
- a CDS encoding MotE family protein, giving the protein MAESKVGQEMQASWWQWLLFVIAIPSAFAVSFLLLILNVAGVDVAKAAKQWTIKAPLVSEWIDWRQKEKDWQKMIEAQQQTIDQQKRTIAEQQKQIKQLKNELAAKEKEIAQLSAPSEKTDVQDEPAAEPALTEDDVAGVYNAMSEKQAAAILAELPESEALRVLSRVDSDKAAAILEQMPTQQAAKLLASLSKWAMGKEAAE; this is encoded by the coding sequence ATGGCGGAGAGCAAAGTTGGACAAGAAATGCAGGCGAGCTGGTGGCAATGGCTGCTGTTTGTCATTGCCATTCCGAGTGCGTTTGCCGTCTCCTTTCTGCTGTTGATTTTAAACGTTGCTGGCGTTGATGTGGCCAAGGCGGCGAAGCAGTGGACAATAAAGGCGCCGCTTGTCTCCGAGTGGATCGACTGGAGACAAAAGGAGAAAGATTGGCAAAAAATGATTGAAGCTCAGCAACAGACGATTGACCAGCAAAAACGAACGATCGCTGAGCAACAAAAGCAAATCAAACAGTTGAAAAACGAATTGGCGGCAAAGGAAAAGGAAATCGCCCAGCTGTCGGCGCCAAGCGAGAAAACGGATGTTCAGGATGAGCCTGCCGCCGAACCCGCCTTGACGGAAGATGATGTTGCCGGCGTGTATAACGCCATGTCGGAAAAACAGGCGGCGGCTATTTTAGCGGAACTGCCTGAGAGCGAGGCGCTTCGTGTATTGAGTCGCGTTGACAGCGATAAAGCGGCAGCCATTTTGGAACAAATGCCGACCCAACAGGCGGCGAAACTGTTGGCATCGTTAAGCAAATGGGCGATGGGGAAGGAGGCGGCTGAATGA
- the fliJ gene encoding flagellar export protein FliJ, which produces MTPMFRLQKVLAMKEKEKEKALGEYEEAVRRFEQAAETLYRLLKEKEECVAARDKQLQAGLSVRDIRLRLQYIANLERAIAHYQLVVMQAREQMQRRQQCLMELNIEVKKYEKMRERVQQWAEQLEREAERRLLDEMAVQRFARQGEV; this is translated from the coding sequence GTGACGCCGATGTTTCGGCTGCAAAAAGTGTTGGCGATGAAAGAAAAAGAAAAAGAGAAGGCGCTTGGCGAATACGAGGAGGCGGTGCGCCGGTTTGAGCAGGCAGCCGAAACGCTTTACCGCCTGCTCAAAGAAAAAGAAGAATGCGTGGCAGCTCGGGATAAACAGCTTCAAGCCGGTCTGTCCGTTAGAGACATTCGCCTTAGGCTGCAATATATAGCAAATTTAGAGCGGGCGATCGCCCATTATCAGCTCGTCGTCATGCAGGCGCGCGAGCAGATGCAGCGCCGGCAACAGTGTTTGATGGAATTGAATATCGAAGTGAAAAAATACGAAAAAATGCGCGAGCGCGTGCAGCAATGGGCCGAGCAGCTTGAGAGGGAAGCGGAACGCCGCCTGCTCGATGAAATGGCGGTTCAACGCTTTGCAAGGCAAGGAGAGGTATAG
- the fliI gene encoding flagellar protein export ATPase FliI, with protein sequence MNWQALLDEIDAVDLYKRFGKVSRVVGLMMESKGPRSSIGDLCYIHEHNGRRKIPAEVVGFHEQHVLLMPFSAISHIAPGCLVEATGRPLEVHVGDALIGMILDPLGQPLDGSPLPSGLKPVSVERDPPNPLVRPPIAEPLEVGIRVIDSLLAVGKGQRVGIFAGSGVGKSTLMGMIARHTSADVNVIALIGERGREVREFLERDLGPDGLARSVVVVATSDQPALMRVKGAYTATAIAEYFRDQGADVMLMMDSVTRVAMAQREIGLAVGEPPTTKGYTPSVFALLPKLLERAGTNASGTITAFYTVLVDGDDMNEPIADAVRGILDGHFVLERQLANKGHYPAINVLKSVSRVMPHMISAEHGEAANRFRRLLSTYIDSEDLIQIGAYKRGSSQEIDEAIELYPQMMAFCRQNIDEKTTRAESIDALLRLLSVR encoded by the coding sequence CTGAACTGGCAGGCGCTTCTTGACGAAATAGACGCCGTTGACTTGTATAAACGGTTTGGCAAAGTGTCGCGCGTCGTCGGCTTGATGATGGAATCGAAAGGGCCGAGAAGCTCGATTGGCGATCTTTGCTACATCCATGAACATAACGGCCGCAGGAAAATTCCTGCCGAAGTGGTCGGCTTTCATGAACAGCATGTCTTGCTCATGCCGTTTTCCGCCATATCTCATATCGCTCCCGGCTGCCTTGTCGAAGCGACCGGCCGTCCGCTTGAAGTACACGTCGGCGATGCGCTTATCGGCATGATTCTTGATCCGCTCGGCCAACCGCTTGATGGGAGTCCGTTGCCGTCCGGGCTGAAGCCGGTGTCGGTCGAACGAGATCCACCCAATCCACTCGTTCGGCCGCCGATTGCTGAACCGCTTGAAGTCGGCATTCGCGTCATCGACAGCTTGCTTGCCGTTGGCAAGGGACAGCGCGTCGGCATTTTTGCCGGCTCGGGCGTCGGCAAAAGCACGCTCATGGGAATGATTGCCCGCCATACGTCGGCCGATGTGAACGTTATCGCCTTAATCGGTGAGCGTGGCCGCGAAGTGCGCGAGTTTTTAGAGCGCGACCTTGGCCCGGACGGCTTGGCCCGTTCGGTCGTCGTCGTCGCCACATCCGACCAGCCGGCGCTGATGCGCGTCAAAGGCGCCTATACGGCGACAGCGATCGCTGAATATTTTCGCGACCAAGGGGCGGATGTCATGCTCATGATGGACTCGGTCACCCGCGTTGCGATGGCGCAGCGGGAGATTGGCCTTGCCGTCGGTGAGCCGCCGACGACGAAAGGCTATACGCCATCGGTCTTCGCCCTCCTGCCAAAGCTGCTTGAGCGGGCTGGGACGAACGCTTCCGGCACAATCACCGCGTTTTATACGGTGCTTGTTGACGGCGATGATATGAATGAGCCGATCGCCGATGCGGTGCGCGGCATTTTGGATGGCCATTTTGTGTTGGAACGCCAGCTGGCGAACAAAGGGCATTACCCGGCGATTAATGTGCTCAAAAGCGTCAGCCGCGTCATGCCCCACATGATCAGCGCAGAGCACGGCGAAGCGGCCAACCGATTCCGCCGCCTCCTCTCCACTTATATCGATTCGGAGGATTTGATTCAAATCGGGGCGTACAAACGAGGTTCGTCCCAAGAAATTGATGAGGCGATCGAACTTTATCCGCAAATGATGGCGTTTTGCCGCCAAAACATCGATGAAAAAACGACGCGCGCTGAAAGTATTGATGCCCTGTTGCGCTTGTTGTCGGTTCGGTGA
- the fliH gene encoding flagellar assembly protein FliH, with translation MILLSNVIKAPKLAARVGKKTIVVQRHVSDPSSSADDRQREIEAIVAAKEEAVKLRHQAEQYYESVREQLAREKEEWQREKERLMQEARDRGYEDGYAAGREEALGEHRTWIEQARRLAERANTEFYARIESTAEAMLDVALKAAERIIGAALEGDRNAFLPLVHQALQEVRRQTEVAVYVHPHCYEIVAEQKELMKSVFPHRVDLFIYPDDALPEYGCVVETPFGRIEASVDVQLERLREALYRRLKEGAFSELAGAS, from the coding sequence ATGATATTATTGTCTAACGTCATTAAAGCGCCGAAATTGGCGGCGCGCGTTGGGAAAAAGACCATCGTCGTGCAGCGCCATGTTTCCGATCCTTCATCGTCCGCCGACGATCGGCAGCGAGAGATCGAAGCGATCGTCGCCGCCAAGGAAGAAGCGGTCAAGCTTCGCCATCAAGCAGAGCAATATTACGAATCGGTGCGCGAACAGTTGGCGCGCGAAAAAGAGGAATGGCAACGCGAGAAAGAGCGTCTCATGCAGGAAGCGCGCGACCGCGGGTACGAAGACGGCTATGCAGCTGGGCGCGAGGAGGCGCTTGGCGAGCACCGCACATGGATCGAACAGGCCCGCCGTTTGGCAGAGCGAGCAAACACCGAATTTTACGCTCGCATCGAATCAACAGCTGAGGCGATGCTCGATGTGGCGTTAAAAGCGGCTGAGCGCATTATCGGCGCCGCGCTTGAGGGCGACCGAAACGCTTTTTTGCCGCTCGTGCATCAAGCATTGCAGGAAGTGCGTCGACAAACAGAAGTGGCCGTTTATGTGCATCCGCACTGCTACGAAATAGTGGCAGAGCAAAAAGAGCTGATGAAATCTGTGTTTCCGCATCGTGTTGATCTATTCATCTATCCGGACGATGCGCTTCCTGAATATGGATGTGTCGTGGAGACGCCGTTTGGACGCATCGAGGCGAGCGTCGATGTACAGCTTGAGCGGTTGCGCGAGGCGCTTTACCGACGATTAAAGGAGGGAGCGTTTTCTGAACTGGCAGGCGCTTCTTGA
- the fliG gene encoding flagellar motor switch protein FliG, with product MAKRERKGGLSGRQKAAILLISLGPDVSASVYKHLSEEEIEKLTLEISNVRQVTTEQKEEVLEEFRQLALAQDYIAQGGIAYAKEVLEKALGPDKAMQIINRLTSALMVRPFDFARKADPMQLLNFIQNEHPQTVALILSYLEPAQAGQILSALPQEMQADVARRIALMDSTSPEIINEVEQILERRLSATVVQDYTQAGGIEAVVEVLNQVDRSTERTILDALEIQDPELAEEIKKRMFVFEDIVTLDHRAIQRVIREVDNNDLMLALKVASEEVKNVIFRNMSTRMAETFKEEMEYMGPVRLRDVEEAQSRIVAVIRRLEEAGEIVIARGGGDDIIV from the coding sequence ATGGCAAAGCGCGAACGAAAAGGCGGGCTGTCGGGCAGGCAAAAAGCAGCGATCCTGCTTATTTCCCTCGGCCCGGATGTGTCGGCCTCTGTCTATAAACATTTATCCGAGGAAGAGATCGAAAAGCTGACACTAGAAATTTCCAACGTCCGTCAAGTGACGACCGAACAAAAAGAGGAAGTGCTTGAAGAGTTTCGACAGCTCGCCTTAGCGCAAGATTACATCGCCCAAGGCGGCATCGCCTATGCGAAAGAAGTGCTTGAAAAAGCGCTTGGCCCGGATAAGGCGATGCAGATCATCAACCGCCTGACATCGGCGCTGATGGTGCGGCCGTTTGATTTCGCCCGCAAAGCCGACCCGATGCAGCTGTTAAACTTCATTCAAAATGAACATCCGCAAACGGTCGCCCTTATTCTCTCGTATTTGGAGCCGGCGCAGGCAGGGCAAATTTTATCGGCGTTGCCGCAGGAGATGCAGGCGGATGTCGCCCGGCGCATCGCGCTGATGGACAGCACATCGCCGGAGATTATCAACGAAGTTGAGCAAATTTTAGAGCGGCGGCTGTCCGCGACCGTTGTGCAAGATTACACGCAAGCCGGCGGAATTGAGGCGGTCGTCGAGGTGTTGAACCAAGTTGACCGGAGCACGGAACGGACGATTTTGGATGCTTTGGAAATCCAAGACCCGGAACTAGCTGAGGAAATTAAAAAACGGATGTTTGTCTTTGAAGATATCGTGACGCTCGATCATCGCGCCATTCAGCGCGTCATCCGCGAGGTGGACAACAACGATCTCATGCTGGCGCTGAAAGTAGCGAGCGAAGAAGTGAAAAACGTCATCTTCCGCAACATGTCGACGCGAATGGCAGAGACGTTCAAAGAAGAGATGGAGTATATGGGTCCAGTCCGGCTGCGGGATGTTGAGGAGGCGCAATCGCGCATCGTCGCCGTGATCCGCCGTCTCGAAGAGGCCGGAGAAATCGTCATCGCTCGCGGGGGAGGAGATGATATTATTGTCTAA
- the fliF gene encoding flagellar basal-body MS-ring/collar protein FliF, producing MRRKWKEWWSRARAFWQERTKKQKWLVLAAAAAVLLAVGVGVFFATRTEMVPLYSNLSPQEAGQIKATLDQRGVPAEVADGGTTIKVPKEQVDALKVELAAEGIPNSGVIDYSFFGQNASFGMTDNEFNMVKLKAMQTELANLIKTIDGVEDAKVMINLPQPSVFVSDEKGEASASIVLKTKPGYQFSDEQIRALYHLVAKSVPNLSTDNIVIMNQFFEYFDLKNDGENSTGATFTSQQQIKKQIERDIQRQVQQLLGTMMGQDKVVVSVTADIDFTQEKREENLIAPVDEKTKQGIAVSVQRIKETYSGSGAPPGGTAGTGANEVPGYQGANGATNGNYERTEETINNEVNKIKKQIVESPYKIRDLGIQVMVEPPDPNDPNSLPPETVNDIQKLLGTIVRTSIDKSEAQTLTDQDINNRIVVSVQKFNGKPTFTESTPDRPTWWWYAAGAGALLLIALLLFLWLRRRREDEEEEEEHLFTSPPSMDLDLPEPPETEAALRRRQLERLAKEKPDEFAKLLKTWLSEE from the coding sequence ATGAGAAGGAAATGGAAAGAGTGGTGGAGCCGGGCTCGCGCGTTTTGGCAGGAACGGACAAAAAAGCAGAAATGGCTCGTGCTTGCTGCGGCGGCGGCCGTGCTTTTGGCCGTTGGCGTCGGCGTCTTTTTCGCCACAAGGACGGAAATGGTGCCGCTCTACAGCAATTTGTCGCCGCAAGAAGCGGGTCAAATTAAAGCCACGCTTGACCAGCGCGGCGTTCCGGCTGAAGTGGCGGACGGCGGAACGACGATCAAAGTGCCGAAAGAGCAAGTGGACGCGCTGAAAGTCGAGCTCGCTGCTGAAGGCATCCCGAACAGTGGGGTCATTGACTATTCATTTTTCGGCCAAAACGCGAGCTTCGGCATGACAGATAACGAGTTCAATATGGTGAAGCTGAAGGCGATGCAAACGGAGCTCGCCAATTTGATCAAGACGATCGACGGTGTCGAGGACGCCAAAGTCATGATCAATCTTCCGCAACCGAGCGTATTCGTTTCTGATGAGAAAGGAGAAGCCTCGGCTTCGATCGTGCTGAAGACGAAGCCGGGCTACCAATTCAGCGACGAGCAAATTCGGGCATTGTATCATCTCGTCGCCAAAAGTGTTCCCAACCTTTCTACAGATAATATCGTCATTATGAATCAGTTTTTTGAGTATTTCGATTTGAAAAACGATGGAGAAAATTCGACAGGGGCCACATTCACCTCGCAGCAACAAATCAAAAAGCAAATTGAGCGCGACATTCAGCGCCAGGTGCAGCAACTGCTCGGCACGATGATGGGGCAGGATAAAGTCGTCGTTTCCGTGACGGCGGACATTGACTTTACGCAAGAAAAGCGGGAGGAAAATTTGATCGCCCCGGTCGATGAAAAAACGAAACAGGGAATTGCCGTCAGCGTCCAGCGCATCAAAGAGACGTACTCCGGGAGCGGCGCGCCGCCCGGCGGCACCGCTGGAACGGGCGCGAACGAAGTGCCGGGCTACCAAGGCGCCAACGGCGCAACAAACGGCAACTATGAACGAACCGAGGAGACGATCAACAACGAGGTAAACAAAATCAAAAAGCAAATCGTCGAAAGTCCATATAAAATCCGTGATCTAGGCATTCAAGTGATGGTCGAGCCGCCTGACCCTAATGATCCGAACTCGCTGCCGCCCGAGACGGTCAATGATATTCAAAAACTGCTAGGAACGATCGTCCGAACGTCAATCGACAAAAGCGAGGCGCAAACGCTCACTGATCAAGACATCAACAACCGCATCGTTGTTTCGGTGCAGAAGTTTAACGGCAAGCCGACATTCACCGAATCAACTCCGGATCGGCCGACATGGTGGTGGTATGCGGCTGGTGCAGGAGCGCTGTTGCTCATTGCCTTGTTGTTGTTCCTCTGGCTGCGGCGTCGCCGTGAAGACGAGGAAGAGGAAGAAGAACACTTGTTCACTTCACCGCCTTCGATGGACCTGGATTTGCCGGAGCCGCCGGAGACGGAGGCAGCGTTGCGCCGCCGACAGCTTGAGCGGCTGGCGAAAGAAAAGCCGGATGAGTTTGCAAAACTATTAAAAACGTGGCTATCGGAAGAGTAG
- the fliE gene encoding flagellar hook-basal body complex protein FliE: protein MIDGASRIGLTMSSTVLPPAKPAEAQKQFASFFKEALNRVNEAQIQADALTEKLVRGENVQLHDVMIAAQKASITLQLTLEIRNKAIEAYQEMMRMPL from the coding sequence ATGATTGATGGAGCAAGCCGCATTGGGCTGACGATGTCTTCCACCGTTTTGCCCCCGGCGAAGCCGGCTGAGGCGCAAAAGCAGTTCGCCTCGTTTTTCAAAGAGGCGCTCAATCGCGTCAACGAGGCGCAAATTCAAGCCGATGCGCTGACGGAAAAGCTCGTCCGCGGGGAGAACGTTCAGCTGCATGATGTGATGATTGCCGCACAAAAAGCGAGCATCACGCTGCAACTGACACTGGAGATCCGCAACAAAGCGATCGAGGCGTATCAGGAAATGATGCGCATGCCATTGTAG
- the flgC gene encoding flagellar basal body rod protein FlgC yields the protein MSLFQSLNISASALTAQRLRMDVIASNIANADTTRARLVNGQWEPYRRKMVIIEPRSGSFSGYLQAALGRADGGDGGVRVREIVDDPAPFKLVYDPDHPDASADGYVRLPNVDPLKEMVDLIGATRSYEANVTVLNASKGMLMKALEIGK from the coding sequence GTGTCTTTGTTTCAAAGTCTAAACATTTCGGCTTCGGCGTTGACCGCCCAACGGCTGCGCATGGACGTAATTGCCTCCAACATCGCCAACGCCGATACGACGCGCGCCCGCCTTGTCAACGGCCAATGGGAGCCGTACCGCCGCAAAATGGTCATCATCGAACCGCGCAGCGGATCGTTTTCAGGCTATTTGCAGGCGGCGCTCGGCCGGGCCGACGGGGGGGATGGCGGAGTGCGGGTGCGCGAAATTGTCGATGATCCGGCGCCGTTTAAACTCGTCTACGACCCGGATCATCCGGATGCGAGCGCCGATGGCTATGTTCGTCTGCCCAACGTCGATCCGCTGAAAGAAATGGTGGACTTGATCGGGGCGACGCGTTCGTATGAGGCGAACGTCACAGTGTTGAATGCTTCAAAAGGAATGCTCATGAAGGCGCTCGAGATCGGGAAATAG
- the flgB gene encoding flagellar basal body rod protein FlgB, with translation MALFSATIGWLEQGLRYAALRQQAIADNIANADTPGYKAKDVRFQTELERAFRLEAKRTNPKHFSFPNEQNGKIIVTTDTTVSYNHNGNSVDIDQEMSKLAENQIYYNALIERLNGKFTTLKTVIKGGK, from the coding sequence TTGGCGCTCTTTTCAGCGACGATCGGTTGGCTTGAACAAGGGCTCCGCTACGCTGCGCTTCGCCAACAGGCGATCGCCGACAACATCGCCAACGCTGATACGCCGGGCTATAAGGCGAAAGATGTACGCTTTCAGACTGAATTGGAACGGGCGTTTCGGCTTGAGGCCAAACGGACGAATCCGAAGCATTTTTCGTTTCCAAACGAACAAAATGGAAAAATCATCGTGACGACGGACACGACGGTGAGTTACAATCATAATGGAAATAGTGTCGATATCGATCAAGAAATGTCAAAACTAGCAGAAAACCAAATTTATTACAATGCTTTAATCGAGCGGCTCAACGGCAAATTTACAACATTGAAAACCGTGATTAAAGGAGGAAAATAA
- the codY gene encoding GTP-sensing pleiotropic transcriptional regulator CodY, translated as MNLLEKTRKINAMLQKSAGRPVNFKEMAETLCDVIESNVFILSRRGKLLGFAIKQSIENERMKRMLEERQFPEEYTKNLFNITETSPNIDINSEYTAFPVENRDLFKTGLTTIVPINGGGERLGTLILSRLDREFDNDDLILAEYGATVVGMEILREKAEEIEEEARSKAVVQMAISSLSYSELEAIEHIFEELDGTEGLLVASKIADRVGITRSVIVNALRKLESAGVIESRSLGMKGTYIKVLNDKFLSELEKLKSS; from the coding sequence ATGAACTTGCTAGAGAAAACACGGAAAATCAACGCCATGTTGCAAAAGTCGGCCGGTCGGCCGGTCAATTTTAAAGAAATGGCAGAAACGCTTTGCGATGTGATTGAATCCAATGTGTTTATTCTCAGCCGCCGCGGCAAACTGCTGGGATTCGCCATTAAACAATCGATTGAAAACGAGCGAATGAAGCGGATGCTTGAGGAGCGTCAGTTTCCGGAAGAATACACGAAAAACTTGTTCAACATTACGGAAACGTCTCCTAATATCGATATTAATAGTGAATATACGGCGTTTCCAGTGGAAAATCGTGACTTGTTCAAAACCGGCTTGACGACGATTGTTCCGATCAACGGTGGAGGCGAGCGGCTTGGCACGCTCATTTTGTCGCGCCTTGACCGCGAGTTTGACAATGACGATCTCATTTTGGCTGAATACGGTGCGACGGTCGTCGGCATGGAAATTTTGCGTGAGAAGGCGGAAGAAATTGAAGAGGAAGCGCGCAGCAAGGCGGTCGTGCAAATGGCCATCAGCTCTCTTTCTTACAGCGAGCTTGAGGCGATTGAACACATTTTTGAGGAGCTTGACGGAACGGAAGGGCTGCTTGTCGCGAGCAAAATTGCCGACCGCGTCGGCATCACTCGTTCAGTCATTGTCAATGCTCTGCGCAAACTTGAAAGCGCCGGCGTGATCGAATCGCGCTCGCTCGGCATGAAAGGGACGTACATTAAAGTATTGAACGACAAGTTTTTAAGCGAGCTTGAAAAATTGAAATCGAGCTGA